GATCATTTCAGTCCATTCTAAGTTTAAGGTATTTCATAGAATAAAATCTTGTAGACCCAAAGATTTTGAACAGTAAACTATAAACTACCTTTTCAGTCACAAACCTGTTCTCAAGTATGCTTTgattaaagaaaaaagaagacaGAGCATATCAGAGTCCACATTATGCAGAAGAACAGTACAGACAGTAAAATACTGTACCttccccatttaaaaaaaaaaaagaacataactCCATGTCAGTTCCTCATTGTGCAGCTACAGGGGACATTTAGGTCAAAAATCACTCAACAAATGCAGATGTTTCCTGAGATGCAATGCGACCACACTGTCCCTAGGTGTTTTTAATATGCACATCCTCTAGTATACTGCAATTATGCAGATGGTTTCAGACAGTACCTACTGtccatatatttaatatattattttaaaagcattgacAGGCATTGTGACTTGTCAGTACTAACAAACAGAGATCCTACTCACCGTCCAGTGGGTGATGCAGAACTCTTGATGTAATTTCAAGAAACTTTCTAGCTGCTTTATGAAGCTCCTTTCTGGTTTTGACTGTGAGGCCTGGACAAATAATTAATGTCGAGGGAAAATATTAAGTTTCAAATGTAATACAAACAACTGTTATACAGCTTAATTGAACAACACATCTAAAATATAATATCAAAAAATAACATCTAATCTAaagaccagtgttgccagattgggcaattttaaatttgattgtgCCGGTTAAAAAATGGACACTGGTGGGTTGACAAAAGTTTTTGGTggtaaattttatatgcaacttatttaacaaaacattagcatgtgtgctcctactccatttggttagtagtgaccagtgcatagagCAAACTGTGTGGGCCCACTCGCAAGAGGAAGGGAAGGAAAGTGTATCACAATCTGACtccccggacaaatctgactctcCTTCACGTGCACGAGCATCAAGCAGCGCCTGCcgttaaactcacagcggtttatcttGACACTTTGATCAATCTTTTTTTTGCGCAATTGACTGCAAGAATAAACAATGAAGCATTGTCtgcttgacaagcagcacctaattgtGTTAAAAAGAATTTAAAGCGCCAAATGGGATGAATTAATACCCCATTTGGAAAGTAAAATATACTCTAATatgtagtgtaatctacacattattaagtgcagtgtgtggatGAGAGGGGGCAGCCAGTGTTTTGATGTGATCCAGTAATGGCGACTCTGTGACTGCTGCTGTTGGTAGCTGTAAGTTTAacaattatgacagttaaagtagcAAGGttaattttaatcaattaaaattaaataaaataataattaaaaattttgggTGTATTATTGTGCGTTAGGGTGGATTTTGGACAGCTTTtgagctggaaaaagtcagctatatctggcaacaatGCTAAAGACTTACGATATCCTTgcaaaaagaatataaaaatataatttatgcaCCGCTGTTTCGCCAAACAACTTTTGAAACATAAAAAAGGAACTTTCAGTGTTTTTATTCAAACTTTCACATTTCATCTCTAACAAGTACATTCTTCAGTAATTCTGGAACTACTATGGCACTTACATAAATCATATTCATATATCTTCATATATCTATTGGTATAAGCTGTCTTCGAGGAATGAATGTAAATGCAAATGCATCTTTCGGGTCACTGAAAAATGTAAACACTCTCTCAAGCACAAAAAGTGTTAAAATTTCCACTTACCAGAAGCAAGGCTCTCCTGCTCCCTATTAGTGCTGTGAGTCGGGTAGATGTAGGACTTCTGCTTCTCCTGTAATATGGCACTGGTGTCGATAGTCAAGGCCTGGTTAAGAGTAACCACCTCATATGTAATGAAAACACAGCCTCTGTGAAAGCAAACGTGATCTAGTCAGAATACCGTATTTGTGAGGGACAACAAATATGACTTGATGATATATTACTTTAAATGCTTCATTATTCTTTGTTAAATTTTATTGATGGCTTGTCAACATGCATGCAAAAAATAGAAAACAACACACCTACCCAAATACTATCGCTCCAGTCACTTTTGCTATTCTTCCTAGACACAAAAGAGACGGATTCCAGCATTCAGAATAACTTCAtttcataaaacaataaacaatatagtATAAAAGGGCCAACAGAATTGTAGCatgaaaatgcaataaaaacaagtAGTTTTGGTTTGATgtcttaatgttttatttatttatttatgattattctCTAATGgttgatacagttgaagtcacaattattagcccccctttgattttttttcatttctaaattttcctaaattaagtttaacagggcaaggaaattttcacagtatgtctgtattatttttttcttctggagaaagtcttatttgttttatttcggctagaatacaaacaaaagcatttaaattttttaaaaaccattttaaggtccaaattattagcccctttaaactatatttgttttcgatagtctacagaacaaaccatcattatacaataacttgcctaattaccctaacctgcctagttaacctaattaacctagttaagactttaaatgtcactttaagctgtatagaagtgtcttgaaaaatatctagtcaaatattatttactgtcatcatggcaaagataaaataaatcagttattaaaattgagttattaaaactattatgtttagaaatgtgttgagaaaatcttctctccgttaaacagaaattgggggaaaaataaacagggggactaataattcaggggggctaatctgacttcaactgtatatgacattTCATGTTTTACAGTATAATTTATTACTGTTgtgattacttttattttttgtggcAGAAGAGATATCAATGGAAGGTAATTCCTGCCGATTTTAAATACATCGAATAAACATTGGAAATCAAATTGAAAACCAGATTAACaatttcattataaaacactgttcgcaaaacatctgccaaaattgaaaatgaaatgaaattatttaacaacacatcgtccctgtcaaatcgataattaaaatgtaattaaaaaaaataataaaaaattataataataaaaaataaatgaaataatgaaaaaataaaaaacattatagaaTTTATAATGGTCATATtagaaattgtaatatttttgatGGGAACTCAAATAGTCTccactgatatttatttattttattgtcttttacTGGTGGTATGCTCAAACCAATCAATCCTAAAAGTACAGTGCATGTTCCGAAACGCATTAGAAAATATTACAATGTACTGGTTTGGattgtaagaaaaaaatatgatttaatgtttttaatggtaATTGTAGTGGAAACTAAAAACCCTTACAACGGCTGTAATGGgtcttttgtttttaaacaggttattattattattgaaaagcAAATTTAGGCTGTGTGTCAAATCCTTACTGAGGTCTCTCCATGGCAGTGCTCTCTTCACAGCGGGTCCGGTGGTGCTCAGCCTCCGCACGCGGATCAGTCTCAGGGCGGACACAGACATTGGCGGTTCACTCGCAGATATCCGACGATCACACACATCAGTGTCGGCCAGAAGGCCGGTGTTTATGATTGCTGGTGATATATATTATTCTTCACACCTCGTTTATAACCTACATACTAAAAGTTAGCAAAAATGGTGGAGAGGTCATGAAGTGAGTCACTGTCGGCTGTTGTTTTTTTAGACATATAAGCCACTTCCTTTACTGCCTGATGATTTTTGACTAACAGCTCTCAAACGTCTCACATTAATGACAATTCctcatattttaagatttaataatCAGTCGGCTTGTGCATTAAAAAGCCGAAGTTATGTGTGTAGCATTTGAGCGAAATAATACATTCTCTGCGTTCAATATTGACATTTAACGACTGAAACTGTACGTTAAATGTGTAATTTACCTATTAAAACTGAAGTTCGTTCCGATTAACGCGCCATAAAAACACTTTGACAGCAAATATAAACAGGAACTGTTGTCAGATTGAACGCACATGAACGTAGAGCGTCATTACCGTAAAGAACACAAATGTCAGTGTCACGCGTCAAAATGGCCTACCGTAATAATCTAATGGGCAATTAAACTTATTTTTCTTCTCTCGACCGCCACATTCTTTCAGCTGAGAAGATCAGCTGGAATCTTGACGAGATAAAACCCAAGACTAAACAGAGGAAAGCTATCTGTCTAATCGCAGCTGGTTCGGTATGTCCACAAAAAAATTCTTTGCACACATTTTAACCTGTTGAGACAATTCCTTCCTCTTGTCAGGGAAATCTCCTCACCCATGGGTGTGATGCATGAATGCCAGGTCATTTCCAGGATGTGTGCTCTATACCCTCTTCGAAACATGGTGGCAACATCTTGTTTTTTTTGTCCTTAGTCTTTTCGATTATCAATGTTTTTTGTCAGTTATCACTGACACGTTTAACAGACATTAAAATGTTCACttgaaaaagtattttttatcatCCCTTACAAAAAGTAATcatggttttactatagtaaaaatgtacagtaccacaaatatattatcattatttaaccacattattttatttttatagtattaaACTATGGTTAGTGTAACAAAACCactatttgtgtttaaaatggtacaaaaaaataataaaaaaaaaaaaaaaaatatatatatatatatatatatatatatatatatatgtgtgtgtgtgtgtgtgtgtgtgtgtgtgtgtgtgtgtgtgtgtgtgtgtgtgtgtgtgtgtgtgtgtgcgtgcgtgcgctctacataattgagtacaccccattttgaaaatgaatatttttatccatttctcagtgaatataggtaatatattttggtgcatttgaacaaagcagatttattaaaagtatatatttattatatatatatattttaaaataatattttagtaattgaacatctttaaaaatagaaagataatacatttaaattgatgtgaaatattggggaaaaaattacaaactacaaaatttcaaaaaattttgtttaatatttttgttttaatattttaaattgggtGTAttaattttggaccgttatcataagttattttgttagataagctccagatttggcttcaatactgactaatctaatgtatacgcacaaatataatattgtaaaactatttcttatagaaaataataacaataatttaaatagGATATGTGAGGGGTTTACTCATgcatgttgagcactgtatatatatatatatatatatatatatatatatatatatatatatatacaaagcatttttgttttctatagaaaaaagtcaaatattcaGGTAAACTATTCCTTTCTTTGTATGGTACAGTGTATAATATAGTAAGATAAGGGAATTTTGTTCAGTTAAAAAAACATCAGATGTTGCAAACAAAAATCTATTGCAAAATGCTTTGTGTcagaatatttttatgtatacagCTGCATTGAGAAATACTTACAACCATTTCAAAAGACTAGAGTTCCCagaaaacaaaccaataaatacaAAATCTAATGAGTCTGGTGCAAAACAGAGTTATAATAATAACTTCTTGGTCTAGGAATTGCAATAACCGCTTTATCCTCTTGCTTATCTCAACCTTCCTTATCTCCTGCTTTATTTATCCTTTCTCTGTTTCTCCACATCAACATTCTCATCTATCAAAAGCAGATTGGCTTGATAGTCTTATATAGTCAGAGCCGTAGAAATCttactgtctttttttttaaacattctgatACAAGTATTTCACACTgactttgcacacacacacacacacacacacacacacgcacacacagaaatatacacacatacaagttTTGAAAAACTGGCCATGTCAATTAAAGGCGTTGTACATCAGTTTTCAAGTCTATACATGAATCTTGCCCCAAAACTGCAGAATCTCCCCTTTTTTAATTCACGTGGTTGTCTCCTGATAGGCTCGTATGATGCTGTCATAGGCAGGCGGTGGAGTCTGGCCAACATGGAAACCTCTTAGATTGCTGTTGCCCCAGAAGGAATCTGGTCTGTTTCTGGCCCGGGGTGGAGTGACCATCGAACTGACGGTGCTGGTGGATCCAGCTGCCCCAGGGCTGGTTGTAAGAGTGGGGGTCCTTGGCAGGCTGCCCTGGGCACCTTCCTCTGCCTCGCGAGCAATCTGGCTACACTGCAGAAGAGGATGAAATGTTGAGGCCCGGAAGCTTGATTTGCGGCCGGTTGAGTCTCCATAGTCTATCGGCGAGGATGAGGTCTGCCGGTGGAATGAAAAGGCGGCGCTGGCCAGACTGTTATTACTGCGCCGGTCATAGCCACTGCTGTGCCGACTGTAACCCGGCCGAGATCGAGGTGAGGATGAACGGGTGGTGGAGCGGGACTGGTGGACGGGTATGCTGGTGATGGTGGCCGATGCCCGTCGACGGGACATCCAGGTCATGATCATATAGACCAGAGCTCCCAGCAGAAGACCAACAACCATAGAAAGAAAGAAGGCCAGAATTACATCCCCTGGTGGAAGAAAGGAAAATGGTAAAAACATGTTTGTGAGCAAGCAGGCAGCACTTATGGGATTAGGTTAGTGGCCACAAAAGATTGAATACCCTTTTGGCAGAGTTCGCTAAAGACTGGGAATGTAGTATATGAGTTCTGCTCAGACTTTTGTCCCGATTTGCAGTCTGGCAAATAGACACCAGTTGTTATAAAAGCCAGTCTGCAGATTTGGGGCATTCTGAGATGACAGATTTTACATGCACCTTGCACCATAACTTTTAGCTTTAAATTTTGTTTATGCTAGTCAGACTCAAAGTACAGTAGTCAATATTTGTATTAGTGGATCGCAACCATTCATCGAAATTGTCCTAAAATTATTAAACAACACCCATACTCGTCTTAGgactattttaataacttttttgatacatttcaaatgttgactactgtatatttcaGCTGTGTCTGTGGATGCTTTAGTCATCCATGATGGTCTGCACACTATCCACTCGATGTATTATTGTCATCAAGAGTGTTTGCACATGCACTTCTGTAAAACTGAGCCTGCTTTGAGCTGAAgaagagacagaacaacaaaaaaatcttgtGAAAACAGCATAAAATTGTGTTAATGAGTGCATTCAAGTGCATTCTTTGAAGTCATTCACGCATACCAtgtctttgcttctaaaaacgTGAGATGCATCACTCAggaatgttttttaattaaaaaaaaacctactCTGCCATGTTGCCGTCAAATAAAGTAGTTACCATTTTcctactgtaaacagaagcttgGATATGGTGCTCATTTTGCACTGCAAAAGATGAGCAGAAGACACAAGACAGTAACGCACATCCATTAAGCATGTGTTtaagtggggtttattcataaactaatttcgagaggatcacgtgcttatgatttatcacagccggtctcgtattaagctaatcagtatcagccaatcatatgagccataagctactataaataaccacagttttcaatCCACtttatctttgtttggaagaaaccccccttcctccccattctcctccttcactatagatcgggcggcacggaggcccagtggttagcactgttagccccacagcaagagcactgccagccctggtcctgccggtcggtaggtgtttctgtggggagttcgtgtgttctccccgtgtctgcgtgggttttccccgggttctccggtttcttcccaccatccaaatatatacatcatgcataacaatcaatcatttgtctagcccccttttttccctcacgtgttcccttagctactgcagacggggagttctgagatccaccgagctcaggctcccctctcgctctgcaaatgggaggaagctccgggctcgaggatcccttgagctcggggctttctcccgggacagcatgccaaacaagcttttgatgaatcatcagctaagtgtgaactcttgaaatagaaaATGATGGAAACGTATCGCATTGTAATGGAAAAacgcattctgtgtgaatggcttCTTATTACTTATCATTTTTGAAGAGAAAAAGCACAAATACTGGACAAAGGTGAATGGCTCTAGTGTGCATGTAAGTAGGCCACATGAGCTTAAAACATACAGTAAGTACTGTCATAGTTACTgtcggagaaattaaaatggtcgtgcccaactgagtctggtttctctcaaggttttttttcttcactttcgccaattagtgaagttttttttccctctccaccgTCGCCTCTTGCTTGCATgattcaggatctgtagagctgcgcatcgttggatttgctcttcagtgtttggtctctcagtagtgatttttaaaccacactgaactgagctaaactgaactgaacttaaacactaaaaactgaactacactgttccaatttactatgaccttttatgtgatgctgctttgacacaatctacattgtataagcgctatacaaataaaggtgaattgaattgaatattacatAACAAATACATAATTTTGACCCCtctgtaaattattaatattcttatttttaaaatcttttcatTAATAGTGTATTTGAACTCCTGGTTCTCAGCAGTCCTTGAGCAAACTTGACATCCATTTAAGATGGCTAAATAAGTGTTGACGGCATGCTGCTCCCACTTGGTGCCTAATAGCGGTGTCATTAATGAGATGCTTGAAGGTCTAATCTGACAACTCAAAGTGGGCGTGGCCAAATTTCACAATAGAAGGCACGCCCAATGTTTTCTTATCCTTTGCAGCTTAAGTGAATTAAATAGTTTGCATTTTATGAAGCTTCCTGTTATGGCATTCCATTGTCCAGAGAAATACCGATTTCGTTTCACACTCAGTACTTTCATCTGACGCAAGATTCCATTGCACAGAATTTTGTCTTCTcacttttttcttaaaacaaaattagGTTGAATAGCATATACGTATTTATGGACAGATCCTCTTGTTAgtcttacttacttacttacttacttacttacttacttacttacttgttAGTCAAGTTACCATAGCACATAACTTTTCTgcacatggtgtgaagaacatgACATCAAAAACACTTTAGAGGCTTGTGTGTAAACTAATGTGGATATTTATGTGCAATTTTCTCCCAGGGCGAGAGGAATCACAGTCCAGAGTGAAGGATCATCTGGAAATGACATTTGGAAGGACTAAATGGAAAAAGCTGCACACTGGCGGAGTTGTTTTTTTATAGACTACATTTGCCAATATATTTTGCCGCAAGTTACTACTCTCTGCATTTCTGTTGAGAAATTACAGCACAGAAAAAACTCAACACAGCCTTTTCTACACtcttcagattttttaaagaaacacaaagctgacaacaTAGCATTGTAAGTATATTTATGCAAATGCCAGAGAAAACGCTTCAGAAAGTGTATATACAGACATTAAAATATCTTACTTAATCCAAAGTACCCCAGTATATCCATAATGGGATGAGTGCTGTTATCCGCCATCACTCCCTCCAGAGAAACAGGGGAGACCAGAGAGGGCACAGTCTCTCTCCTCCAACTCTTTCGTCCACTCACTCTCGCTTTTAACTTTTTTCTAGAGTTTCTACCAGTGTGTGTCCAGCTCTCCTCTTCTAGGGACcctcctct
Above is a genomic segment from Danio aesculapii chromosome 20, fDanAes4.1, whole genome shotgun sequence containing:
- the myct1a gene encoding myc target protein 1 homolog, whose amino-acid sequence is MADNSTHPIMDILGYFGLRDVILAFFLSMVVGLLLGALVYMIMTWMSRRRASATITSIPVHQSRSTTRSSSPRSRPGYSRHSSGYDRRSNNSLASAAFSFHRQTSSSPIDYGDSTGRKSSFRASTFHPLLQCSQIAREAEEGAQGSLPRTPTLTTSPGAAGSTSTVSSMVTPPRARNRPDSFWGNSNLRGFHVGQTPPPAYDSIIRAYQETTT